One Brevibacillus choshinensis genomic window carries:
- a CDS encoding DUF917 domain-containing protein translates to MAKVTLTTSMMEAAVYGGCVLGGGGGGWLEDGLESGRLALEVGAPQLFTADEMIDEDLLATVALVGAPAATDQYTKPMHYVRALQLLEKTIGQPIKGIITNENGAGTTVNGWFQAAVTGLPVIDSPCNGRAHPTGLMGAMNLHELDGFISHQAAVGGKDERYHEVCVSGRLQQAAGLVRKISVEAGGLVVVARNPVTAAYARANGAPGAIQQAIEVGEALLGAKGEAAIDAVCQKLGGRVITAGVVDEFDLNTAGGFDVGRVVINGHEMTFWNEYMTLEVNGERLGTFPDLIMTLDAETAKPIVSAAVEKGQKLAIIHVPKENLILGATMRNRELMASVEGAVNKQILSYIFA, encoded by the coding sequence ATGGCGAAAGTGACCTTGACGACTTCCATGATGGAAGCAGCTGTATACGGCGGATGCGTATTGGGCGGAGGCGGAGGCGGCTGGCTGGAGGATGGACTGGAATCAGGACGCCTCGCATTGGAAGTAGGAGCACCACAGCTGTTCACGGCAGATGAAATGATCGATGAAGATCTGCTGGCGACGGTTGCGCTGGTGGGGGCACCTGCTGCCACAGATCAATACACGAAACCGATGCATTACGTCCGCGCCCTGCAGCTGCTGGAAAAGACAATCGGCCAGCCGATCAAAGGGATCATCACCAATGAAAATGGCGCAGGTACTACGGTGAACGGCTGGTTCCAAGCAGCGGTGACGGGTCTTCCCGTGATTGACTCCCCGTGCAATGGACGCGCTCATCCGACTGGCCTCATGGGTGCGATGAATCTGCATGAGCTGGACGGCTTCATTTCTCATCAAGCAGCTGTGGGTGGTAAGGATGAGCGCTATCACGAGGTATGTGTGAGTGGCCGCTTGCAGCAGGCAGCGGGTCTGGTACGCAAGATTTCCGTAGAAGCAGGCGGGCTGGTTGTCGTTGCCCGCAATCCCGTGACAGCAGCATACGCGCGGGCAAATGGAGCGCCTGGGGCGATCCAGCAAGCGATTGAAGTAGGGGAAGCTCTGCTCGGCGCAAAAGGCGAAGCCGCAATCGATGCTGTCTGCCAGAAGCTCGGCGGACGCGTCATTACGGCAGGTGTGGTAGATGAATTCGATTTGAATACCGCTGGCGGCTTTGATGTGGGACGCGTCGTAATCAACGGGCATGAAATGACGTTCTGGAACGAGTACATGACGCTGGAAGTGAACGGAGAGCGTCTGGGTACATTCCCGGATCTGATCATGACGCTGGATGCCGAGACAGCCAAGCCGATTGTCTCCGCAGCAGTGGAGAAAGGCCAGAAGCTCGCTATTATCCACGTACCAAAAGAGAATCTGATTTTGGGTGCGACGATGCGCAACCGCGAGCTGATGGCTTCAGTGGAAGGTGCCGTCAACAAACAGATTCTTTCCTATATCTTTGCGTAA